A window of Christiangramia forsetii KT0803 contains these coding sequences:
- a CDS encoding DUF2911 domain-containing protein, with the protein MKTLLITVFIGVLAYSGFAQEHKHGTHDIVKSEAIDKNKKVMSPHKSAMAMVGEAHVHIDYSSPRVRNRIVFGGLVGYNTVWQSGAHNVTWLETNKDLMLGEKLLPAGKYAFFTIPGKNVWKVMFNSHWDQHGKDEYDPMKNIITVEVKPEKLENIQEELDYTISKTGEDIGEISLAWERVLLKLPFQVED; encoded by the coding sequence ATGAAAACACTATTAATTACTGTATTTATAGGTGTACTGGCCTATTCCGGTTTCGCACAGGAGCATAAACATGGAACACATGATATAGTCAAAAGTGAGGCTATAGATAAAAATAAAAAAGTAATGAGCCCTCATAAAAGTGCTATGGCGATGGTAGGGGAGGCCCATGTACATATAGATTATTCTTCCCCAAGGGTTCGTAACAGGATTGTTTTTGGAGGTTTGGTGGGGTACAATACTGTGTGGCAATCTGGAGCTCATAATGTTACCTGGCTAGAAACTAATAAAGACCTTATGCTTGGAGAAAAACTCTTACCAGCGGGTAAATATGCGTTTTTTACAATCCCTGGAAAAAATGTCTGGAAAGTAATGTTTAACAGTCACTGGGACCAGCATGGAAAAGATGAATACGATCCTATGAAGAATATTATAACTGTAGAAGTAAAGCCTGAAAAACTTGAAAATATTCAAGAAGAACTGGACTATACTATAAGTAAAACAGGTGAGGATATTGGTGAGATTTCCCTGGCCTGGGAGAGGGTGCTTTTAAAACTTCCTTTCCAGGTGGAAGACTAA
- a CDS encoding HYC_CC_PP family protein, with protein MKNSFRNSLLHLISFLMLMSTVSFTISKHFCGDYLVDTAINLKAKTCGMEKASSEGLVQGDCCSTTKTTVEGQKDFKNIQLNHDSIDQLFITIAYSFLIPHYFTPEKPAPFDDYAPPLIVKDISVLYATFLI; from the coding sequence ATGAAAAATTCTTTTAGAAATAGCCTGCTTCATTTGATATCTTTTTTGATGTTGATGTCCACTGTTTCTTTTACCATAAGCAAGCATTTTTGTGGGGACTATTTGGTGGATACCGCCATTAATTTAAAGGCAAAAACCTGTGGCATGGAAAAGGCTTCTTCCGAAGGCTTAGTGCAGGGCGATTGCTGTTCCACTACAAAAACTACCGTAGAGGGGCAAAAAGACTTTAAAAATATTCAGCTAAATCATGACTCAATCGATCAGCTGTTTATCACTATTGCATATTCTTTTTTAATCCCGCATTATTTTACACCTGAAAAGCCGGCTCCTTTTGATGATTACGCTCCGCCTTTAATTGTTAAGGATATTTCGGTACTATACGCTACATTTCTTATTTGA
- a CDS encoding tyrosine-type recombinase/integrase codes for MSRKEGFFMNKLYNSKYGPYIGQYIDLKRKLGFKYTTGEFILSKIDTLADQREETTSGITKDFTRLWSERRPNESEFYRYTRISHLVQFSSYLCDLGIPSYVPRLPRFPKNTFIPYIYSQKEIHLLFKVCDELRIGMLNKNSCMICMPTLIRLLYCTGIRMGEAIALKDEDVNLEEGYLLVRDSKNGKQRIIPISQSLVSVCREYLEYRNLLPSRKTSSGYFFVKVNGHKCGQSVRAWFKKCLDRAGIPGSARLHDLRHTFAVTSLAQMAESGIDLYASLPILSNYLGHQSIGATNHYVRLTSNMYPNLINDIDAICLDVFPKFKNYEAN; via the coding sequence ATGAGCAGAAAGGAGGGGTTTTTTATGAATAAGCTATACAATAGTAAATATGGCCCTTATATAGGACAGTACATCGATCTGAAGAGAAAACTAGGGTTTAAGTATACAACAGGTGAATTCATTTTATCCAAAATCGATACTTTGGCCGACCAAAGGGAGGAAACCACATCGGGAATCACAAAAGATTTTACAAGGTTATGGAGTGAAAGGCGCCCCAACGAATCCGAGTTTTATCGCTATACAAGAATAAGCCATCTTGTACAGTTCTCCTCTTACCTATGTGATCTGGGAATACCATCATATGTTCCTAGATTACCGCGCTTCCCAAAAAATACATTTATCCCCTACATCTATTCGCAGAAAGAGATTCATCTACTGTTCAAGGTCTGTGATGAATTAAGAATAGGCATGCTAAATAAGAATTCCTGTATGATTTGTATGCCCACGCTGATTAGGCTACTTTACTGTACTGGAATCCGTATGGGAGAGGCCATTGCTCTAAAAGATGAAGATGTCAATCTGGAAGAAGGTTATTTATTGGTGAGGGATTCTAAGAACGGAAAACAAAGGATCATACCTATCTCACAATCCCTGGTATCTGTTTGCCGGGAATATCTAGAATATAGGAATCTACTTCCTTCTAGAAAAACAAGTTCCGGCTACTTCTTTGTCAAGGTCAATGGGCACAAGTGTGGTCAATCCGTAAGGGCATGGTTCAAAAAATGTCTTGACAGAGCAGGGATACCGGGCAGCGCACGCCTACATGATCTCAGGCACACCTTCGCCGTCACCTCGCTTGCTCAAATGGCAGAATCGGGTATCGATCTTTATGCCTCACTGCCGATACTCTCGAACTATCTGGGACACCAGTCCATCGGTGCGACCAACCATTATGTTAGATTAACCAGTAATATGTATCCAAACCTGATCAATGATATAGATGCAATATGTTTGGACGTATTCCCTAAATTCAAGAATTATGAAGCCAACTGA
- a CDS encoding DUF3347 domain-containing protein, whose protein sequence is MRKLSKIGILFLVVLIFVSCMDKEKGQSVEINTPEEVKKAEKETADIADQDFIDGMTGKIWHNYLEIKMALTNEDSGQAKDAAKSMADSFSEERAELKSIAEQLGDTDDIEEQRRLFSNFTELAGPMFEEALSGGTIYKKFCPMAFNNDGAYWYADVEEIKNPYFGDKMLNCGSVKKTIKK, encoded by the coding sequence ATGAGAAAATTATCAAAAATTGGGATATTATTTCTAGTCGTCTTGATCTTTGTTTCCTGTATGGATAAAGAAAAAGGCCAAAGTGTAGAAATTAATACTCCAGAGGAAGTAAAGAAAGCTGAAAAAGAAACGGCTGATATCGCCGATCAGGATTTTATAGATGGCATGACAGGGAAAATCTGGCATAACTACCTGGAAATTAAAATGGCACTTACCAATGAGGACTCCGGCCAGGCAAAGGATGCAGCTAAAAGTATGGCCGATTCTTTCTCAGAAGAGCGTGCAGAATTAAAATCTATCGCTGAGCAATTGGGAGATACTGACGATATTGAGGAGCAGAGAAGATTATTTTCAAATTTTACAGAATTGGCTGGGCCAATGTTTGAGGAAGCATTATCCGGTGGGACTATTTACAAGAAATTCTGTCCTATGGCTTTTAATAATGATGGTGCGTACTGGTATGCTGACGTTGAGGAAATTAAAAATCCATATTTCGGTGATAAAATGCTCAACTGCGGCTCCGTAAAGAAAACTATAAAAAAGTAA
- a CDS encoding phosphatase PAP2 family protein, giving the protein MRKQLFSVLRKIKEILSNKFRQYDHKLPYIITTLITAIIVIGGIKLFIELTEFLKSDVLANYDTAVTNFFIDFRSRAITTVFTFITNFGDTLGYVIMFSLSAIFFYWILKSWKYVAQIALVMILALGSNLLLKKTIDRPRPVSEHLVKVETLSFPSGHATMAMAFYGFIIYLIFSLPINKFIKFFLITIFAILILGIGLSRIYLGVHYPSDVFGGFIAGFIWVVFCVMIFNLIKIFSRDPET; this is encoded by the coding sequence ATGCGAAAACAACTTTTTAGCGTATTAAGAAAGATAAAAGAAATTCTTTCAAATAAATTTAGACAATACGATCACAAGCTTCCCTATATTATAACTACTTTAATTACTGCTATCATTGTAATAGGGGGGATCAAATTATTTATAGAGCTTACTGAATTTTTAAAATCTGATGTTTTAGCGAATTATGATACCGCAGTCACTAATTTTTTTATAGATTTTCGATCTCGTGCAATAACTACTGTTTTTACATTTATAACCAATTTTGGGGATACACTTGGATATGTGATTATGTTTAGTTTAAGTGCTATTTTCTTTTATTGGATTTTAAAAAGTTGGAAATATGTAGCTCAAATTGCCTTGGTAATGATTCTTGCTCTGGGTTCTAATTTACTTTTAAAAAAAACAATAGATAGACCTAGACCTGTTTCAGAACATCTGGTTAAAGTAGAAACGCTTAGTTTTCCTAGTGGCCATGCTACTATGGCGATGGCATTCTATGGATTTATAATATATCTCATCTTCAGTTTACCGATAAATAAATTCATTAAGTTTTTTCTGATCACAATTTTCGCAATTTTAATCCTCGGGATTGGATTAAGCCGGATTTATCTTGGAGTACATTATCCTTCAGACGTATTTGGCGGGTTCATTGCGGGGTTTATATGGGTCGTTTTTTGTGTAATGATATTTAATTTGATTAAAATTTTTAGCAGAGATCCTGAAACTTAA
- a CDS encoding site-specific integrase, producing the protein MQYVWTYSLNSRIMKPTDFSKYISDFIIRYLPDERGASVNTITAYRDTFVLLLDFIEKEKLLKVEKLTLAKIKKETIIEFLDWIQKERKCSDSTRNMRLAAIHSFYRYLQYENLDNLHECQKVLSIRSKKTRKESITYLSIEGIRLLLQQPDTTTTRGRRDLALLSLTYDTGARVQEIIDLTPSRLRLGKPPVIKIIGKGNRVRLVPMLDAQIIHLKNYMEEHRLDQPTANIHPLFFNSRKEKFTRAGINHILHKYMDMARKADNTLIPDKASCHSFRHSKAMHLLQAGVNLVYIRDILGHVSVQTTEIYARADSRQKRKALENAYVDINPDEEPVWTKNENLISWLKRF; encoded by the coding sequence ATGCAATATGTTTGGACGTATTCCCTAAATTCAAGAATTATGAAGCCAACTGATTTTTCAAAGTATATATCCGATTTTATTATAAGGTATCTTCCTGACGAAAGAGGTGCAAGTGTTAATACCATTACTGCTTACAGGGATACATTCGTCTTGCTGCTAGATTTTATTGAAAAAGAGAAGCTCTTGAAGGTAGAAAAACTGACCCTTGCAAAGATCAAAAAGGAAACGATCATAGAATTCCTTGATTGGATACAAAAAGAACGGAAATGTAGCGATTCGACTCGAAATATGCGTTTGGCAGCGATCCATTCCTTTTATAGATACTTGCAGTACGAAAACCTGGACAATCTCCACGAATGCCAAAAGGTTCTGTCCATCAGGTCCAAGAAAACCCGAAAGGAAAGCATAACCTATCTTTCAATCGAAGGGATAAGGTTACTTCTGCAACAGCCCGATACAACAACCACTAGAGGAAGGCGTGATCTGGCTTTGCTGTCCCTGACCTATGATACCGGTGCGAGAGTTCAGGAAATCATAGATCTGACGCCTTCTAGGTTAAGACTGGGAAAGCCTCCTGTAATCAAGATCATCGGTAAGGGGAACCGGGTACGGCTTGTTCCAATGTTAGACGCGCAGATCATACACCTTAAAAATTATATGGAAGAACATCGATTGGACCAGCCCACCGCCAATATACATCCTCTTTTCTTTAATAGCAGAAAGGAAAAATTTACGCGTGCCGGAATCAACCATATCCTCCATAAATATATGGATATGGCCAGAAAAGCAGACAACACATTGATCCCCGACAAGGCTAGTTGCCATTCTTTTAGACATTCCAAGGCCATGCACTTGTTGCAGGCTGGTGTGAATCTCGTATATATCCGAGATATTTTGGGGCATGTATCCGTTCAGACCACAGAGATTTATGCCAGGGCCGATTCCAGACAAAAGCGCAAAGCCTTGGAAAATGCATACGTGGATATCAATCCAGATGAGGAACCTGTATGGACAAAAAATGAGAATTTGATTAGTTGGCTGAAAAGATTCTAA
- a CDS encoding JAB domain-containing protein has product MKTKVNEISIKYQGNFKISQAPKITSSVSAAELLYNERNKDQIGLQECFKVMLLNNGNKVKGIFEVFTGGITGTLVDLRILFAVVLKSLSVNLIIAHYVK; this is encoded by the coding sequence ATGAAAACGAAAGTTAATGAAATATCGATAAAATATCAGGGAAATTTTAAAATCTCTCAGGCGCCTAAAATAACTTCTTCAGTAAGCGCTGCGGAACTATTATACAATGAAAGGAATAAAGATCAGATCGGTCTGCAGGAATGTTTTAAAGTAATGCTACTTAATAACGGCAATAAAGTGAAGGGCATTTTTGAAGTTTTTACCGGTGGAATTACAGGTACTTTGGTAGATCTGCGTATCCTTTTTGCCGTGGTATTAAAGTCATTAAGCGTAAATTTGATAATTGCACATTATGTAAAGTAA
- a CDS encoding single-stranded DNA-binding protein has protein sequence MRTLRNKVQLIGNVGQTPEIKNFESGKKLATFSIATNEFYKNSNGEKVQETQWHNIVVWGKITEIVEKYVGTGKEIAIEGKLTNRSYETKEGEKRYVTEVVASEILLLGVKNDNNSAE, from the coding sequence ATGAGAACGCTTAGAAACAAAGTTCAGTTAATCGGAAATGTGGGGCAGACCCCCGAAATTAAAAATTTTGAAAGTGGAAAAAAACTAGCCACTTTCTCCATTGCAACCAATGAATTTTACAAAAATTCTAACGGAGAAAAAGTACAGGAAACCCAATGGCATAATATTGTGGTATGGGGGAAAATCACTGAGATTGTAGAGAAATATGTAGGAACCGGAAAAGAAATTGCCATCGAAGGTAAATTGACTAATCGCTCCTATGAAACCAAAGAAGGAGAGAAGCGATATGTTACCGAAGTCGTAGCCAGTGAAATTCTTTTGTTAGGCGTAAAGAACGACAATAATTCAGCCGAGTAA
- a CDS encoding DUF3347 domain-containing protein encodes MSKPRFKISILATLMAIIVISCKENSRDQNLLSENREQGLVQNGDTFELDFKGKKIGESQSESISVIIDNYLQIKNALVADDQEAAASAGGKLAGEFEDFDKSNYSSEEQQELKDIIEDAKEHAELISASAIDQQREHFEILSKDVLGMIVITGTDKKLYQDFCPMYNNNKGAAWLSSTEEIKNPYFGKRMLKCGSIYREIN; translated from the coding sequence ATGAGTAAACCAAGGTTTAAAATCAGCATTTTGGCAACATTAATGGCCATCATTGTAATATCCTGTAAAGAAAACAGTAGGGATCAAAACCTATTAAGTGAAAACAGGGAACAGGGTCTGGTGCAGAATGGAGATACTTTTGAATTAGATTTTAAGGGAAAAAAAATAGGTGAATCCCAGTCTGAAAGCATATCAGTAATCATAGACAACTACCTGCAGATAAAAAATGCTCTAGTAGCAGATGACCAGGAAGCAGCCGCTAGTGCCGGAGGTAAATTGGCCGGTGAATTTGAGGATTTTGACAAGAGCAATTATTCTTCAGAGGAACAGCAGGAGTTAAAAGACATCATTGAAGATGCAAAGGAGCATGCAGAACTTATTTCTGCGAGCGCCATTGACCAACAGCGTGAACATTTTGAAATTTTGAGCAAGGATGTTCTAGGTATGATCGTTATAACAGGAACCGATAAAAAACTCTACCAGGATTTTTGTCCAATGTACAACAATAATAAAGGGGCAGCGTGGTTAAGTTCAACAGAGGAAATCAAGAATCCGTATTTCGGAAAAAGAATGCTGAAATGTGGTTCTATCTATAGAGAAATTAATTAA
- a CDS encoding tyrosine-type recombinase/integrase: MNKQIKEFHELMSKAGDYLESELSYSLSTIARYRWGWKEIKNYMVLNDIERYDQKVENSLLQNKLGGRSIPKLSENERYIYHGARMLTEFKNTGIITAPARSQRKEDPIVFGGAIGRAITGFLEHKRLKERLTVSTLYGYRKNLFPFLQYCNKNSIGSMGDIDQAFILGYLNQLDCRKKTVVQVTILALRSFMKYAYQQKLLAIDYSSKIPRYRAVDQPKLPSTYSKEEIEKLIVSVDRSNPQGKRNYAIILFAARLGLRASDISRLKFTELHWDTSTIEIKQVKTGKELVLPILPDVGNALIDYLKYGRPKSESPFVFLIAKAPYAQFHTSQVVTHVVQRAYRKAGIDIKGRKFGPHSLRHSLGFRMLEESTALPIISEVFGHKSTESTRYYLRIDLKSMRQCMLDVPPVPTNFYEQKGGVFYE, from the coding sequence ATGAACAAACAAATCAAAGAATTCCATGAGTTAATGTCTAAAGCGGGTGATTATCTCGAGTCCGAACTATCTTATTCATTAAGTACTATAGCCAGATATAGGTGGGGCTGGAAAGAGATCAAGAATTACATGGTTTTAAACGATATTGAACGTTATGACCAAAAGGTAGAGAATTCATTACTCCAGAATAAGCTCGGTGGACGCAGTATCCCAAAACTGTCAGAGAATGAAAGATATATCTATCATGGAGCCAGGATGTTGACTGAATTCAAGAATACAGGTATTATAACCGCACCTGCTCGGAGTCAGCGCAAAGAAGACCCAATCGTTTTTGGTGGAGCAATCGGAAGAGCAATTACCGGATTTTTGGAGCATAAAAGACTAAAAGAAAGATTGACCGTATCAACTTTATATGGTTATAGGAAAAACCTTTTCCCCTTCCTGCAATATTGCAATAAAAATAGCATTGGTTCCATGGGGGATATCGATCAAGCTTTTATCCTCGGATATCTAAATCAACTGGATTGTCGAAAAAAGACCGTGGTACAAGTTACTATTCTAGCACTCCGCAGTTTTATGAAATATGCTTATCAGCAGAAGTTGTTGGCTATTGATTATTCCAGTAAGATACCCAGATACAGGGCTGTCGATCAACCTAAGTTACCTTCGACATATTCTAAAGAGGAAATTGAAAAGCTGATTGTATCTGTCGATAGATCTAACCCACAGGGAAAACGCAATTATGCTATTATTCTTTTTGCAGCTAGATTGGGGCTTCGAGCATCTGATATCTCAAGATTGAAGTTCACGGAACTACATTGGGATACCAGTACTATAGAAATAAAACAAGTCAAGACAGGGAAAGAATTGGTGCTCCCGATATTGCCTGATGTTGGTAATGCCTTGATTGATTATCTGAAATATGGCAGACCAAAATCTGAGAGCCCGTTTGTATTCTTGATAGCAAAGGCACCTTATGCCCAATTCCATACTAGCCAAGTAGTTACCCATGTTGTGCAAAGAGCTTATAGAAAAGCAGGAATCGATATTAAAGGCAGGAAGTTTGGACCTCATTCCCTGCGCCATAGTCTGGGCTTCAGAATGCTGGAAGAAAGTACTGCCCTTCCCATTATCTCAGAAGTTTTTGGCCATAAAAGCACAGAATCCACCAGGTACTATCTCCGGATCGATCTTAAATCGATGAGGCAATGTATGCTCGATGTACCTCCTGTACCTACCAATTTTTATGAGCAGAAAGGAGGGGTTTTTTATGAATAA
- a CDS encoding helix-turn-helix domain-containing protein: MIVEIFIKNMVCDRCIKVVRNELCEAGIEVKDVELGRVVYESNNKIEDAKRLDKVLKVNGFELLKSSDEILVERVKLSLLRLFENLPVQKTGTLSSYLSEETEYDYIRLSRIFSYTENTTVEKYFIKLKIEKVKELIQSNEFNFTEISRLLDYSNLNYLSKQFKNETGMSLSNYKKQNKNLRSSLDQIV, encoded by the coding sequence ATGATCGTAGAAATATTTATCAAAAATATGGTTTGCGACCGCTGTATTAAGGTGGTACGGAATGAATTGTGTGAGGCAGGGATTGAAGTGAAAGATGTGGAATTGGGACGGGTTGTTTATGAAAGCAATAATAAAATCGAAGACGCAAAAAGACTGGATAAAGTTCTTAAAGTAAATGGTTTTGAATTATTAAAAAGCTCAGATGAAATTCTGGTAGAGAGAGTCAAATTAAGCCTATTAAGGTTGTTTGAAAATCTACCTGTTCAAAAGACAGGTACACTTTCCAGTTATTTGTCTGAGGAAACTGAATATGATTATATTCGATTGAGTAGAATTTTTTCATATACAGAAAATACTACCGTTGAAAAATATTTTATAAAGTTGAAAATTGAAAAGGTTAAAGAGCTTATTCAGTCTAATGAATTTAATTTTACTGAAATAAGTCGGCTTCTGGATTACAGCAACCTTAATTACCTATCCAAACAGTTTAAGAACGAAACAGGGATGAGCCTTTCAAATTATAAAAAACAGAATAAAAACCTAAGAAGTTCATTAGACCAAATTGTGTAA
- a CDS encoding DUF305 domain-containing protein, which yields MNSENNNNHKSGGSNYGRFFLMLGLSFIAMYITMYMNTYEFDHVYFSLTRFYMTCLGIAAMAVIMLSLMLKMYKSKKKNIAIYIGSLVLFVSALGLVRAQRPIIGDVLYMKAMIPHHSIAILTSKRADLQDPETKKLAEEIIEAQKREIAQMKKIIYRLENENK from the coding sequence ATGAATTCAGAAAACAACAATAACCACAAGTCTGGTGGAAGTAATTATGGTCGGTTTTTCCTAATGCTCGGTCTGTCTTTTATAGCTATGTATATCACGATGTACATGAATACGTATGAGTTTGACCATGTATATTTTAGTTTAACCCGCTTTTATATGACGTGCCTGGGAATAGCAGCAATGGCAGTGATCATGTTATCCCTTATGCTGAAAATGTATAAAAGTAAGAAGAAGAATATCGCTATTTATATCGGTAGCCTGGTGTTATTTGTTTCAGCCTTAGGTTTGGTAAGGGCACAACGTCCCATTATTGGAGATGTCTTATATATGAAAGCGATGATCCCTCACCATTCCATTGCAATTTTAACCAGTAAACGGGCAGACCTTCAGGATCCTGAAACCAAGAAACTGGCCGAAGAAATTATTGAGGCCCAGAAAAGGGAAATCGCCCAAATGAAGAAGATCATTTATCGTTTGGAGAACGAAAATAAATAA
- a CDS encoding BfmA/BtgA family mobilization protein — translation MDNFATIRIKKKTARRFREYSKFVAKSHTESVDVILAFF, via the coding sequence ATGGACAATTTTGCAACTATCCGCATCAAGAAAAAAACTGCACGTCGATTTCGTGAATATTCAAAATTTGTAGCTAAATCACATACAGAATCTGTAGATGTGATTTTAGCTTTTTTTTGA